A portion of the Polaribacter cellanae genome contains these proteins:
- the sprA gene encoding cell surface protein SprA, whose product MSTFLKNTFLFLTVTFAVSLTTHAQTKVKKDTIVVKNDSIKLRYNFKSNQKGGLFLDDLAEKVIIFDKTLNRYVIVEKIGNYYTKTPIYLTPKEYEQYRLKRDMSQYFKDKVSAASGKKKGAKDAQKDLLPTYYVNSDFFESIFGGNTVKVTPTGNLNLKLGFIYQNTDNPQISEENRSNFTFDFDQQINASIRAKVGERLEFTANYDTQASFDFQNLVKIGYTPTEDDIIQGIEAGNVSMPIKNSLINGAQSLFGVKTDLKFGNTNITAVFSQQNSESKTVVSEGGASIQQFELRTTDYDNDRHFFLSQYFIDNYANSLKNYPLISSPINITRIEVWITNRNASTENFRSIVAIADLAESDPNVFVDENGNIVPSANQAVVSGKNLPFNKANNIYEPNILNGIRDVSTVESTLRNELGMEQGTDFSMLENARKLEPNEFKLNSQLGFISLNRRLNDGEVLAVAYEYTVAGNVTGSTKNSFKVGEFSNDGIQAPNNLAVKLLRSEILQTKRPDGNGGEESFPTWRLMMKNVYALGAFPLTQDGFRFEIQYRDDQTGIPSNVLQNAQTAGLANKPLLQVLNLDQLDQSQSRNPDGYFDYVEGITVNSENGFIFFPEPEPFGNDIVQMGSNDNGLDPNTSDVEKYAFKELYLNTKINIKNNFQNKDKYFLKGYFKSENAGGIPIGAFNVPRGSVRVSAGGRQLVEGVDYVVDYNLGRVQIIDPGLQASGTPISVSTENNAVFNQQRKTFMGIDVEHKFSEDFVVGATYLNIEERPLTPKVNFGAEPINNTMLGFNFNYSTEVPYFTKLANKLPFVDTDAPSNISVRGDMAYLIPGTPSGIDVTGAATSYIDDFEASQIPISLLSPLDWYEASTPKYFPNFNGERDDLSYNYKRAKLAWYSVDQLFYGAGDTPANIDADELSRAETRQINYQELFPNLQLDITQNSLVRTLDLAYFPQERGSYNFDPSASISDGKVVLPNPETRWGGIMRPLTTNNFDQANVEYIQFWIMDPYENYSIDNDEGLPQNVDPNNPINQVGDLYINLGNVSEDILKDNRKMYENGLPEDGLKVAGNNVNRTTWGDIPRNPSIIYAFNEQDGARTNQDLGFDGLNDDEEKNLAGIGQFATLPDPAADNFQFFRGGNLDAIDASLITRYKDYNNTQGNSPTLSQSPESFPTSSTTYPDVEDINRDQTMNTVESYYEYKISLNKNNLRKGIGYIVDEKVTTVTLENGATQQTKWYQFRVPVRSGTPINNISDFNSIRFIRMFLTNFRIPVVIRFGELDLVRGDWRRYVKTLDPTINNPIDLTQDELNDFEVGVVSIEQNEGSYIQPPGIERERLQGSTTVQLQNEQSVTLKVNRLEPEKIRAIYKNISVDLRRFKRLKMFMHLQENQGEPGLNDNDLSAIIRLGTDLDENFYQVEIPLKVSRNGTSQLDIWPEANNLDAFLETFGKIKLERDAAGFPIADIFTSTEQDASLPYKISVKGNPTLAQLRTIMLGLKNTSLTQKSGEIWFNELRSAGFDNKGGWAAVLNADANFADVANVSLAGSMSTIGFGNVEDRVNQRSLDETKQYDVATTINLGKVLTPKNWGIQLPMSYSIGEKFIDPKFDPQYQDVTLKDALGQNPNSEFSRDYTKRTSISFINVKKNRNPNSTKKPKFYDIENVSVSYAHNKEFHRDYNIQKYINESVTAGASYNYNFQSKPIEPFKNVKFLDSKYLKLIKDFNFNPIPSTFAVNSRINRNYTEQQSRNLVAGLSPQPELKQRRFLFDWDYTVGFDLTKSITLNFNATNSYIYDTFDTTEDIQVFDDFFNTGRANHYHQKLNGTYQLPIDKIPFLGWIKADYAYTADFDWQAAAQSTINVNGTDVAYKDLVGNVIQNSNTHNLNTTFNFDKFYKGLGFEKLLLSKNQKRNSKKLKGVGLPPAPGKTNQKKKLSIGKKILKGVYDVVTSIKQGKISYTENNGQLLPGYTEDVGFLGGAPTSFAFGSQVDIRAKALENGWLVGPRDPNNSEYYNKTYSRTHYNKLDYTFTLKPFKDLNIDVRGNKIKTRDISRQIDVVENGTPTGALDNSAPAFENGNFSTSYSMISTVFTDADILFQNMREFRSTIANRLATETGNPVSGYGENSQQVLLPAFLAAYSGKSAETVSTSMFRNIPIPNWTLRYNGLMKYKWFKKNFSNFVVSHGYNSSYTVSSFTNNLQFNPKNPTATNSAGNYEPELLVSAVTLVDEFSPLIKVDMKMRNSFSFRGEIKSDRTLTMNFNNSTLTDIKGTEYIFGMGYVFKDVKVSTRFTGKKQTLKGDINLRADVSLRDNLTQIRSIEEDNDQISGGQKLFSIKFTADYRLSSNLTASFYYNHQTSKYAISTTFPRQAINGGFNIVYNLGGN is encoded by the coding sequence TTGAGTACGTTTTTAAAAAATACTTTCTTATTTCTAACAGTAACATTTGCTGTAAGTCTAACTACACACGCACAAACCAAAGTCAAAAAAGATACCATTGTCGTTAAAAACGATTCTATAAAACTTCGTTACAATTTTAAAAGTAACCAAAAAGGAGGCTTATTTTTAGACGATTTGGCAGAAAAAGTTATCATTTTCGATAAAACTCTAAACAGGTATGTTATTGTTGAAAAAATAGGAAACTATTACACAAAAACACCTATTTATTTAACACCAAAAGAATACGAACAATATCGCCTAAAACGCGATATGTCTCAATATTTTAAAGATAAAGTAAGTGCTGCAAGTGGAAAGAAAAAAGGTGCTAAAGATGCACAAAAAGATTTACTACCAACTTATTATGTAAATTCAGATTTTTTTGAATCTATTTTTGGAGGAAACACCGTAAAAGTTACACCAACAGGAAACTTAAACCTAAAATTGGGGTTTATTTATCAAAATACAGACAACCCACAAATTTCTGAAGAAAACAGAAGTAATTTTACCTTCGATTTCGACCAACAAATTAATGCAAGTATTCGTGCAAAAGTGGGTGAACGTTTAGAGTTTACTGCAAATTACGATACACAGGCTTCTTTCGATTTTCAAAACTTAGTAAAAATTGGTTACACACCAACAGAAGACGATATTATTCAAGGAATTGAAGCTGGTAACGTTTCTATGCCCATAAAAAACTCGTTAATTAACGGAGCACAAAGTTTATTTGGGGTAAAAACAGATTTAAAATTTGGGAATACAAATATAACAGCCGTTTTTTCTCAGCAAAATTCCGAGAGTAAAACAGTGGTTTCAGAAGGTGGAGCGTCTATTCAACAATTCGAATTAAGAACGACGGATTACGACAATGATCGTCACTTTTTCTTGTCTCAATATTTCATTGATAACTACGCAAATTCACTAAAAAATTATCCATTAATAAGCAGTCCAATTAACATTACAAGAATCGAAGTTTGGATTACCAATAGAAATGCAAGTACAGAGAATTTTAGAAGCATTGTGGCAATTGCAGATTTAGCAGAATCGGACCCAAATGTATTTGTAGACGAAAATGGAAATATTGTTCCGAGCGCAAATCAGGCTGTGGTTTCTGGAAAAAATTTACCTTTTAACAAAGCCAACAATATTTACGAACCGAATATTTTAAATGGAATTAGAGATGTTTCTACTGTGGAAAGTACCTTAAGAAATGAACTTGGCATGGAACAAGGTACAGACTTTTCCATGCTAGAAAACGCTAGAAAATTAGAACCTAACGAATTTAAATTAAATTCTCAATTAGGTTTTATCTCTTTAAATAGAAGATTAAACGATGGTGAAGTTTTGGCAGTTGCTTACGAGTATACAGTTGCTGGAAATGTAACTGGAAGTACCAAAAACTCTTTTAAAGTTGGAGAATTTTCTAATGATGGCATACAAGCTCCAAACAATTTAGCTGTAAAGTTATTACGTAGCGAAATTTTACAAACTAAAAGACCCGATGGAAATGGTGGTGAGGAATCTTTCCCCACTTGGCGTTTAATGATGAAAAACGTGTATGCTTTAGGCGCTTTTCCATTAACACAAGATGGTTTCCGATTCGAAATTCAATACAGAGACGACCAAACAGGAATTCCTTCCAACGTATTACAAAATGCACAAACAGCAGGGCTTGCCAATAAACCTTTATTGCAAGTTTTAAATTTAGACCAGTTAGACCAAAGTCAGTCTAGAAACCCAGATGGTTATTTCGATTATGTAGAAGGAATTACAGTAAACTCCGAAAACGGATTTATCTTTTTCCCAGAACCAGAACCTTTTGGAAACGATATTGTTCAAATGGGATCTAATGATAATGGTTTAGATCCCAACACTTCAGATGTAGAAAAATATGCTTTTAAAGAATTGTATTTGAATACCAAAATCAACATCAAAAATAACTTTCAGAATAAAGACAAATACTTTTTAAAAGGATACTTTAAATCGGAAAACGCTGGCGGAATTCCAATTGGTGCTTTTAATGTTCCTAGAGGTTCTGTAAGAGTTTCTGCTGGTGGAAGACAATTGGTAGAAGGCGTAGATTATGTAGTAGATTACAATTTAGGAAGAGTACAAATTATAGATCCAGGTTTACAAGCATCTGGCACTCCCATAAGTGTTTCAACAGAAAACAATGCGGTTTTTAATCAACAAAGAAAAACCTTTATGGGAATAGATGTCGAGCATAAATTTTCTGAAGATTTTGTAGTGGGTGCTACTTATTTAAATATTGAAGAAAGACCTTTAACCCCAAAAGTTAATTTCGGTGCAGAACCTATTAATAATACTATGTTAGGTTTCAATTTTAATTACTCTACAGAAGTGCCTTATTTTACAAAATTAGCAAATAAATTGCCTTTCGTAGATACAGATGCACCTTCTAATATTTCTGTGAGAGGAGATATGGCATATTTAATTCCTGGAACACCAAGTGGTATTGATGTAACTGGAGCTGCAACTTCTTACATAGACGATTTTGAAGCTTCGCAAATTCCTATTAGTTTGCTTTCTCCTTTAGATTGGTATGAAGCAAGTACACCAAAATATTTTCCTAATTTTAATGGCGAAAGAGACGATTTATCTTACAATTACAAAAGAGCAAAATTAGCTTGGTATAGTGTAGATCAACTATTTTATGGTGCAGGAGACACGCCTGCAAATATAGATGCAGACGAACTTTCGAGAGCAGAAACAAGACAAATTAATTACCAAGAATTGTTCCCTAATTTACAATTAGACATCACACAAAATTCTTTAGTTAGAACTTTAGATTTAGCCTATTTCCCACAAGAAAGAGGTTCTTATAATTTCGATCCAAGTGCAAGTATTTCTGATGGAAAAGTAGTTTTACCAAATCCTGAAACGAGATGGGGTGGAATTATGAGACCTTTAACAACTAACAATTTCGACCAAGCAAATGTAGAGTATATTCAGTTTTGGATTATGGATCCTTACGAAAACTATTCCATTGATAATGATGAAGGTTTGCCACAAAATGTAGATCCAAACAATCCTATAAATCAAGTAGGAGATTTGTACATTAACTTAGGAAATGTTTCGGAAGATATTTTAAAAGATAACCGTAAAATGTACGAAAACGGTTTGCCAGAAGATGGTTTAAAAGTGGCTGGTAACAATGTAAATAGAACAACTTGGGGAGATATTCCAAGAAATCCATCAATAATTTACGCATTTAACGAACAAGATGGCGCAAGAACAAACCAAGATTTAGGTTTCGATGGTTTAAATGACGACGAAGAAAAGAATTTAGCAGGAATTGGGCAATTTGCAACTTTACCAGATCCTGCTGCAGATAACTTTCAGTTTTTTAGAGGAGGAAATTTAGACGCTATAGACGCTTCTTTAATTACGAGATATAAAGATTATAATAACACACAAGGTAACTCGCCAACATTAAGCCAATCTCCAGAATCTTTTCCAACTTCGTCTACTACCTACCCAGATGTAGAGGATATTAACAGAGACCAAACGATGAATACTGTAGAGAGTTATTACGAATATAAAATCTCCTTAAATAAAAACAATTTACGAAAAGGTATTGGCTATATTGTAGATGAAAAAGTTACAACAGTAACTTTAGAAAACGGAGCCACCCAACAAACAAAATGGTACCAATTTAGAGTTCCTGTAAGAAGTGGAACGCCAATAAACAATATATCTGACTTTAACAGCATTCGTTTTATTAGAATGTTTTTAACCAATTTTAGAATTCCAGTGGTAATTCGTTTTGGAGAATTAGATTTGGTTCGTGGAGATTGGAGACGTTATGTTAAAACGTTAGACCCAACAATTAACAATCCAATAGATTTAACACAAGACGAATTAAACGATTTTGAAGTTGGAGTGGTTAGTATCGAACAAAATGAAGGAAGCTACATACAACCTCCAGGAATAGAGCGTGAGCGTTTGCAAGGAAGTACCACTGTTCAACTACAAAACGAACAATCTGTAACTTTAAAAGTAAACAGGTTAGAGCCAGAAAAAATAAGAGCAATTTATAAAAACATAAGTGTAGATTTAAGACGTTTTAAACGCTTAAAAATGTTTATGCACTTGCAAGAAAACCAAGGAGAACCTGGGTTAAATGATAATGATTTGTCTGCAATTATTCGATTAGGAACCGATTTAGACGAGAATTTTTATCAAGTTGAAATTCCTCTAAAAGTTTCTAGAAATGGAACTTCGCAATTAGATATTTGGCCAGAAGCCAATAATTTAGATGCTTTTTTAGAAACGTTCGGAAAAATAAAATTAGAGAGAGATGCTGCTGGTTTCCCTATTGCAGATATTTTTACATCCACAGAACAAGATGCAAGCTTACCCTATAAAATTAGTGTAAAAGGAAACCCAACTTTAGCACAATTAAGAACCATAATGCTAGGTCTTAAAAATACTTCTTTAACGCAAAAAAGTGGAGAAATTTGGTTTAACGAATTGCGTTCTGCTGGTTTCGATAATAAAGGTGGTTGGGCAGCTGTGCTAAATGCAGATGCAAATTTTGCAGATGTTGCCAACGTTTCTTTAGCAGGAAGCATGTCTACCATTGGTTTTGGAAATGTAGAAGATCGTGTAAACCAACGTAGTTTAGATGAAACAAAACAATACGATGTTGCTACAACTATTAATTTAGGAAAGGTTTTAACACCTAAAAATTGGGGAATTCAATTACCAATGAGTTATAGTATTGGAGAGAAATTTATAGACCCTAAATTCGACCCACAATACCAAGATGTTACTCTAAAAGATGCTTTGGGACAAAATCCAAATAGCGAATTTTCTAGAGACTACACAAAACGTACAAGCATTAGTTTTATAAACGTTAAAAAGAATAGAAACCCAAATTCTACCAAAAAACCAAAGTTTTACGATATTGAAAATGTTTCTGTTTCTTATGCACACAATAAAGAATTCCACAGAGATTATAACATTCAAAAATACATTAACGAAAGTGTAACTGCTGGTGCAAGCTACAATTATAATTTTCAGTCGAAACCAATAGAACCTTTTAAAAATGTAAAGTTTTTGGATAGCAAATATTTAAAATTGATTAAAGATTTTAACTTCAATCCTATTCCGAGTACATTTGCCGTAAATTCTAGAATCAATAGAAATTATACAGAGCAACAATCTCGTAATTTAGTGGCAGGTTTATCTCCTCAACCAGAATTAAAACAACGACGTTTTTTGTTCGATTGGGATTATACAGTTGGTTTCGATTTAACAAAATCGATTACTTTAAACTTTAATGCCACCAATAGTTACATTTATGATACTTTTGATACAACTGAAGACATTCAAGTTTTCGACGATTTCTTTAACACAGGAAGAGCGAATCATTATCATCAAAAATTAAATGGAACCTACCAATTACCAATCGATAAAATTCCTTTTTTAGGTTGGATAAAAGCAGATTATGCTTACACAGCCGATTTCGATTGGCAAGCTGCAGCACAAAGTACAATTAATGTTAATGGAACAGATGTTGCTTATAAAGATTTGGTGGGTAACGTAATTCAGAATTCAAATACACACAATTTAAATACTACTTTTAATTTCGATAAGTTTTACAAAGGTCTTGGTTTCGAAAAACTATTACTTAGTAAAAATCAAAAAAGAAATTCAAAAAAATTAAAAGGTGTTGGCCTACCTCCTGCTCCAGGAAAAACAAATCAAAAAAAGAAGCTTTCTATCGGTAAAAAAATATTGAAAGGAGTGTATGATGTTGTAACTTCTATAAAGCAAGGAAAAATAAGTTATACAGAAAATAATGGGCAATTATTACCTGGTTATACAGAAGATGTTGGCTTTTTAGGTGGTGCACCCACTTCCTTTGCTTTTGGTAGCCAAGTAGATATTAGAGCAAAAGCTCTAGAAAATGGCTGGTTAGTAGGTCCAAGAGACCCAAACAATAGCGAATATTATAACAAAACATACAGTAGAACACACTATAACAAATTAGATTATACATTTACTTTAAAACCTTTTAAAGATTTAAATATAGATGTTAGAGGAAATAAAATAAAAACAAGAGATATTTCGCGACAAATAGATGTTGTAGAAAATGGAACACCAACAGGAGCTTTAGACAATAGTGCTCCAGCTTTCGAAAACGGAAACTTTAGCACAAGTTATTCTATGATTTCTACGGTTTTTACAGATGCAGATATACTGTTTCAAAATATGCGAGAATTTAGAAGTACCATTGCAAATAGATTGGCAACAGAAACTGGAAATCCAGTTTCTGGTTATGGAGAAAATAGTCAGCAAGTTTTATTACCTGCATTTTTAGCAGCCTATTCTGGTAAAAGTGCAGAGACTGTAAGTACATCTATGTTTCGAAATATTCCAATACCAAACTGGACCTTACGTTACAATGGTTTAATGAAATACAAATGGTTTAAGAAGAATTTTAGCAATTTTGTGGTTTCACATGGTTATAATTCTTCGTATACAGTTTCTAGTTTTACAAATAATTTACAATTTAATCCTAAAAACCCAACTGCTACGAATAGCGCTGGAAATTACGAACCAGAACTTTTAGTATCTGCAGTAACTTTGGTAGACGAATTTTCTCCATTGATAAAAGTAGATATGAAAATGAGAAACTCATTTTCTTTTAGAGGAGAAATAAAAAGCGATCGAACCTTAACCATGAATTTTAACAACAGTACTTTAACAGATATTAAAGGAACAGAATATATATTTGGAATGGGTTATGTCTTTAAAGACGTAAAAGTAAGTACTCGTTTTACAGGTAAAAAACAAACTTTAAAAGGAGATATTAATTTAAGAGCAGATGTTTCTCTAAGAGATAATTTAACACAAATTAGGTCTATAGAAGAAGATAATGATCAAATTAGTGGTGGTCAAAAATTATTTTCTATTAAATTTACCGCAGATTATAGATTAAGTAGTAATTTAACAGCGTCGTTTTATTACAATCATCAAACGTCGAAATACGCGATTTCTACCACTTTTCCAAGACAGGCAATTAATGGTGGATTTAACATCGTTTATAATTTAGGAGGAAATTAA
- the gcvH gene encoding glycine cleavage system protein GcvH, which translates to MNIPSNLKYTKDHEWIKIEGNIATVGITHFAQSELGDIVYVDVDTLDDSVEEGDVFGSVEAVKTVSDLFMPLSGEVIEFNEALEDEPELVNSDPYEKGWMIKIDISDSSQIDDLLDAAAYKNLIEG; encoded by the coding sequence ATGAATATCCCATCAAACTTAAAATACACGAAAGATCACGAGTGGATTAAGATAGAAGGCAACATTGCAACTGTTGGAATTACCCATTTTGCACAAAGCGAATTAGGAGACATTGTTTATGTAGATGTAGATACTTTAGACGATTCTGTAGAAGAAGGAGACGTTTTTGGTTCTGTAGAAGCCGTAAAAACAGTATCCGATTTATTTATGCCATTAAGTGGAGAAGTAATCGAATTTAACGAAGCTTTAGAAGATGAACCTGAATTGGTAAATTCGGATCCATATGAAAAAGGTTGGATGATTAAAATCGATATTTCAGACAGTTCTCAAATAGACGATTTATTAGATGCAGCAGCCTATAAAAACCTTATTGAAGGATAA
- a CDS encoding VanZ family protein translates to MPKYSVSISHIDKWQHGFAYFILSTCWLFSFFRKPQKKYIIVFLCILFGIIIEVLQYKLTSYRTGDYLDVLANTTGVLTGLVVFNQVYKKKSI, encoded by the coding sequence ATGCCAAAATACAGTGTTTCAATTAGCCATATAGATAAATGGCAACATGGCTTTGCCTATTTTATATTATCTACTTGCTGGTTGTTTTCATTTTTTAGAAAACCTCAAAAAAAATACATAATTGTTTTTTTATGTATTCTTTTTGGCATAATTATTGAGGTTTTACAATACAAATTAACTTCATATAGAACAGGAGATTACTTAGATGTCCTTGCAAATACGACTGGAGTTCTTACAGGGTTGGTGGTTTTTAATCAGGTTTATAAAAAAAAATCGATATAA
- a CDS encoding energy transducer TonB: MEIKKNPKSNLENYSKIFMQIGLVLALFVTYAAIEKKTYDKVIGDLGVVNMNAEMEEDIPITERVEPVKPKTPPPPTPEKIEVVEDEKEVEETVIESTETDETEAVEVEEIVEVAEVEEVVEDVSFMIIEDVPVFPGCKGNKQQLKDCFSKMVQKHFLRKFDAELPNELGLSPGRKRVSIMFKIDKSGNVVNVQARAPHPKIKEEVLKVMKLLPKMKPGKQRGKPVGVKYSIPFTLLVE; this comes from the coding sequence ATGGAAATAAAGAAAAATCCGAAATCGAATTTAGAAAATTACAGTAAAATATTTATGCAAATTGGGCTTGTTTTGGCACTTTTTGTAACCTATGCTGCAATTGAGAAAAAGACTTACGACAAAGTTATTGGAGACTTAGGTGTTGTGAATATGAATGCAGAAATGGAAGAAGATATTCCAATTACAGAAAGAGTAGAACCAGTAAAACCAAAAACTCCACCACCACCAACTCCAGAAAAAATAGAAGTTGTAGAAGATGAAAAAGAAGTAGAAGAAACTGTAATAGAATCTACAGAAACAGATGAAACTGAAGCTGTTGAAGTAGAAGAAATTGTAGAGGTTGCGGAGGTAGAAGAAGTAGTAGAAGATGTAAGTTTTATGATTATTGAAGACGTTCCTGTATTTCCTGGATGTAAAGGAAACAAACAACAATTAAAAGATTGTTTTAGTAAAATGGTACAAAAACATTTTTTAAGAAAATTCGATGCAGAATTACCTAATGAGTTAGGTTTATCTCCAGGAAGAAAAAGAGTTTCTATTATGTTTAAGATAGATAAATCTGGAAATGTGGTAAATGTTCAAGCAAGAGCGCCACACCCAAAAATTAAAGAAGAGGTTTTAAAGGTGATGAAATTATTACCTAAAATGAAACCTGGAAAACAAAGAGGAAAACCTGTAGGTGTAAAATATAGTATTCCATTTACTCTACTAGTAGAATAA
- the frr gene encoding ribosome recycling factor — protein sequence MNEEIEFILDTAKEAMDKAMAHLEKELRTIRAGKATPSMLGTVMVDYYGSQTPLSQVANVNTPDPRTLSVQPWEKNMLQPIEKAIQIANLGLNPMNNGDLIMINVPPLTEERRINLTKQAKSEAEDAKIGIRNARKDANNDIKKLDISDDLKKIAEEDVQKLTDTYVKRTDETLAVKEEEIMKI from the coding sequence ATGAACGAAGAAATCGAGTTTATATTAGACACAGCCAAAGAAGCTATGGACAAAGCAATGGCACATTTAGAAAAAGAATTACGCACAATTAGAGCTGGGAAAGCAACACCATCTATGTTGGGCACAGTTATGGTAGATTATTATGGTTCACAGACTCCATTAAGTCAAGTTGCGAACGTAAATACGCCAGATCCAAGAACCTTAAGTGTACAACCTTGGGAAAAAAACATGTTGCAACCTATTGAAAAAGCGATTCAAATTGCAAATTTAGGTTTAAATCCAATGAATAATGGAGATCTTATTATGATTAATGTACCACCATTAACAGAGGAGCGTAGAATAAATTTAACAAAGCAAGCAAAATCTGAAGCTGAAGACGCTAAAATTGGTATTAGAAATGCACGTAAAGATGCAAATAACGATATTAAAAAGTTAGATATTTCTGACGATTTAAAGAAAATTGCAGAAGAAGATGTGCAAAAATTAACAGACACTTACGTGAAGAGAACAGATGAAACTCTTGCTGTAAAAGAAGAAGAAATAATGAAAATCTAA
- the pyrH gene encoding UMP kinase produces MQYKRILLKLSGEALMGDRQYGIDPKRLAEYAKEIKQVVEKGIEVAIVIGGGNIFRGVAGAANGMDRVQGDHMGMLATCINGLALQSALEDQGVYTRLQTALEIKEVAEPYIKRKAIRHLEKGRVVIFGAGTGNPYFTTDTAAVLRAIEVDADAILKGTRVNGIYNTDPEKDKDAVKFETITFKEVIEKGLKVMDMTAFTLSEENKLPIIVFDMNTNGNLLKLVSGEKIGTVVDN; encoded by the coding sequence ATGCAATACAAGAGAATTCTTTTAAAATTAAGTGGAGAAGCCTTAATGGGCGATAGACAATATGGAATCGACCCTAAACGTCTTGCTGAATATGCAAAAGAAATTAAACAAGTTGTCGAAAAAGGAATCGAAGTTGCCATTGTAATTGGTGGTGGGAATATCTTTAGAGGTGTTGCTGGTGCTGCAAATGGTATGGATCGCGTTCAAGGAGATCATATGGGTATGTTAGCCACTTGTATTAATGGTTTGGCATTGCAAAGTGCGTTAGAAGACCAAGGTGTTTATACCCGTTTACAAACTGCTTTAGAGATTAAAGAAGTTGCAGAGCCTTACATTAAAAGAAAAGCCATTCGTCATTTAGAAAAAGGACGTGTTGTTATTTTTGGAGCAGGAACAGGAAACCCTTATTTTACAACAGATACAGCAGCAGTTTTAAGAGCTATTGAAGTAGATGCAGACGCTATTTTAAAAGGAACTCGTGTAAATGGAATTTACAATACAGATCCAGAAAAAGATAAAGATGCTGTAAAGTTTGAAACAATTACCTTTAAAGAAGTTATCGAAAAAGGCTTAAAAGTAATGGATATGACGGCTTTTACGTTAAGTGAAGAAAATAAATTACCAATTATAGTATTCGATATGAATACAAATGGAAACCTTTTAAAATTAGTTTCTGGAGAAAAAATTGGTACTGTTGTTGATAATTAA